Proteins from a single region of Haloterrigena alkaliphila:
- a CDS encoding DUF309 domain-containing protein — protein MDDHTSDPTVAAPAGSGTPTGWNAETGRWDHATLRRATVHGVRLFNEGAYHESHDCFEAEWYNYGRGTTESSFLHGMVQVAAGAYKRVDFDNDDGLRSLFRTALQYLRDVPRDYYGVDLLEVRTVLTNALGEPGRIDEWAIPLDGERPTAGPADFAYADGLEE, from the coding sequence ATGGACGATCACACCAGCGACCCCACCGTCGCGGCGCCCGCCGGCTCCGGTACGCCGACGGGCTGGAACGCCGAAACGGGGCGCTGGGACCACGCGACGCTCCGGCGCGCGACGGTCCACGGGGTCCGCCTCTTCAACGAGGGTGCCTACCACGAGAGCCACGATTGCTTCGAGGCGGAGTGGTACAACTACGGCCGCGGGACGACCGAGAGCTCCTTTCTGCACGGGATGGTCCAGGTCGCCGCCGGCGCGTACAAGCGCGTCGACTTCGACAACGACGACGGGTTGCGATCGCTCTTTCGAACCGCGCTGCAGTACCTCCGGGACGTCCCGCGAGACTACTACGGCGTCGACCTCCTCGAGGTTCGAACCGTCCTCACGAACGCGCTCGGGGAACCGGGCCGGATCGACGAGTGGGCGATCCCCCTCGACGGCGAGCGGCCGACCGCCGGCCCGGCGGATTTCGCGTACGCGGACGGACTCGAGGAGTGA
- a CDS encoding succinylglutamate desuccinylase/aspartoacylase domain-containing protein gives MRVAQLGSGTPELAVVAGIHGDEPCGVRAVERLLDECPTVERPVKLVVANEEALERRVRFVDEDLNRAFPGDPNAKTHEGRLAHRLVDELEGCLTFSMHSTQSHAEPFAIVNGISETARAVVPQLPVAAMVETSNFAEGRLFSAVDTVEVECGMQGSETAAQNADRLTRSFLTAVGALPGDTMHSELPVYQLTDVIRKQEADTYEVFVDNFTEVDAGDPFAAADGDTQVAEEPFYPVLMSPNGYRDVFGYAAEKLDVLSSPTAAD, from the coding sequence ATGAGAGTTGCACAGCTCGGGTCGGGAACGCCGGAGCTCGCAGTCGTCGCCGGGATCCACGGGGACGAACCCTGCGGCGTCCGGGCCGTCGAGCGCCTACTCGACGAGTGTCCGACAGTCGAACGGCCGGTCAAACTCGTCGTCGCGAACGAAGAGGCGCTCGAGCGACGGGTCCGATTCGTCGACGAGGATTTGAACCGGGCGTTCCCGGGCGACCCGAACGCGAAGACCCACGAGGGACGGCTCGCACACCGACTGGTCGACGAACTCGAGGGCTGTCTCACCTTCTCGATGCACTCGACCCAGAGTCACGCCGAGCCGTTCGCGATCGTCAACGGGATCAGCGAGACCGCCAGAGCGGTGGTCCCACAGCTCCCGGTGGCGGCGATGGTCGAGACGAGTAACTTCGCGGAGGGACGGCTGTTCTCCGCGGTCGACACGGTCGAAGTCGAGTGTGGCATGCAGGGATCGGAGACGGCCGCCCAGAACGCCGACCGACTGACGCGGTCGTTCCTGACGGCCGTCGGGGCGTTGCCCGGCGACACGATGCACAGCGAGCTCCCGGTCTATCAGCTCACCGACGTCATCCGCAAGCAGGAGGCCGACACCTACGAGGTCTTCGTGGACAACTTCACCGAAGTCGACGCCGGCGATCCGTTCGCGGCCGCCGACGGCGACACGCAGGTCGCCGAGGAGCCGTTCTATCCGGTCCTCATGTCGCCCAACGGCTACCGGGACGTCTTCGGCTACGCGGCCGAGAAACTGGACGTCCTCTCGAGTCCGACGGCGGCGGACTGA
- a CDS encoding DUF7344 domain-containing protein translates to MEPTDAFRVLASIDRQLVLHELVTDSEPVSIEQLSQRVASRRHGLPLERMTDEQLERAQVRLVHQHFPLLCDRNLLVVDWETREVALTGSPDVDSLFEAAEELEQWPPDDLIHDFAT, encoded by the coding sequence ATGGAACCAACAGACGCGTTTCGAGTGCTCGCGAGCATCGATCGACAGCTCGTGCTTCACGAGCTCGTGACCGACTCCGAGCCGGTGTCGATCGAACAGCTCTCACAGCGCGTCGCCTCCCGACGACACGGACTGCCCCTCGAACGAATGACCGACGAGCAACTCGAACGCGCGCAGGTCCGTCTCGTCCATCAGCACTTCCCGCTCCTTTGCGACCGGAACCTCCTCGTCGTCGACTGGGAGACCCGCGAAGTGGCGCTGACGGGGAGCCCCGACGTCGACTCGCTGTTCGAGGCCGCCGAGGAACTCGAGCAGTGGCCACCGGACGACCTGATACACGACTTCGCGACGTAG
- a CDS encoding PQQ-dependent sugar dehydrogenase, whose protein sequence is MNACTRRRLLAAVGLSIAIAGCSTGSEPDARELATPESVPDDDWSTPEWRPGEGTPAEDDVVATTVVAGLEVPWDLAFADGDAFVTERDGGVRRFDASALAEDAALGPDGGETVLPGDALPNRSAPGEGGTLGVAVHPDYPDPAAVFVYYTVDENGIGNRLVRYDLEADDLEPVLEGIPGASIHNGGRIAFGPEGALWVLTGDADDPALAQDPGSRAGAVLRIAPDGDPHPRNPDWGADGDRRTYTLGHRNPQGIDFTPQGRPVIAEHGPSARDEVSVLRPGGNYGWDIVRGGPDDSEYGSYDAYDDAAPPVVNTGPGTTMAPSGIAFADDAVGFWENRLLVAGLASSALHVVTLSPDAGDDGDDGDGAANGGDESGVRYDAPWLDDRFTATVNTLFDGAFGRLRHVEPGPDGSLYLLTSNRDGRASGAFPREGDDRIIRLEAANS, encoded by the coding sequence ATGAACGCCTGCACGCGGCGACGACTCCTCGCGGCGGTCGGACTCTCGATCGCTATCGCCGGCTGCAGTACGGGGTCGGAACCCGACGCGAGGGAGCTCGCCACGCCCGAATCGGTACCAGACGACGACTGGTCGACCCCCGAGTGGCGGCCGGGCGAGGGGACGCCCGCCGAGGACGACGTCGTCGCGACCACGGTCGTCGCCGGGCTCGAGGTCCCGTGGGACCTCGCGTTCGCCGACGGCGACGCTTTCGTCACCGAACGCGACGGCGGCGTTCGGCGGTTCGACGCGAGCGCGCTGGCCGAAGACGCGGCTCTCGGGCCCGACGGCGGCGAGACCGTCCTCCCGGGCGACGCCCTGCCGAACCGGTCCGCACCCGGGGAGGGCGGTACGCTCGGGGTCGCGGTCCACCCCGACTATCCCGACCCGGCGGCGGTGTTCGTCTACTACACGGTCGACGAGAACGGCATCGGCAATCGGCTGGTCCGGTACGATCTCGAGGCCGACGACCTCGAGCCGGTCCTCGAGGGGATACCCGGGGCGTCGATCCACAACGGCGGGCGGATCGCGTTCGGCCCCGAGGGGGCGCTCTGGGTGCTCACGGGCGACGCCGACGATCCCGCGCTCGCACAGGATCCCGGCTCTCGGGCGGGGGCAGTGCTTCGAATAGCTCCTGACGGCGATCCCCATCCCCGAAATCCCGACTGGGGCGCGGACGGCGACCGGCGAACCTACACGCTCGGGCACCGCAACCCGCAGGGTATCGATTTCACGCCCCAGGGACGACCGGTGATCGCCGAACACGGGCCGAGCGCTCGAGACGAGGTGTCCGTCCTCCGGCCCGGGGGAAACTACGGCTGGGATATCGTCCGGGGCGGGCCTGACGATTCAGAGTACGGGAGCTACGACGCGTACGACGACGCGGCGCCGCCGGTGGTCAACACCGGTCCGGGGACCACGATGGCGCCCTCCGGCATCGCCTTCGCCGACGACGCCGTCGGGTTCTGGGAGAACCGCCTGCTCGTCGCCGGACTCGCCTCGAGCGCCCTCCACGTCGTCACGCTCTCCCCCGATGCCGGAGACGACGGCGACGACGGCGACGGAGCCGCCAATGGTGGCGACGAGTCCGGCGTCCGCTACGACGCCCCGTGGCTCGACGATCGATTCACCGCGACGGTCAACACGCTGTTCGACGGAGCGTTCGGCCGTCTCCGACACGTCGAACCAGGTCCCGACGGTTCGCTCTACCTGCTCACGTCGAACCGGGACGGCCGCGCGAGCGGCGCGTTCCCGCGCGAGGGTGACGACCGGATCATCAGGCTCGAGGCTGCGAATTCGTGA
- a CDS encoding glutaredoxin family protein encodes MEFPPNQGLDQDEVNEQVDDALENNEVVLFMKGTELMPQCGYSRKALGLIDSYRDEYETVDVLDSLDEFRTALNRHSGWETIPQTFVDGEFVGGSDVLEELEERGELAETLDAE; translated from the coding sequence ATGGAATTCCCACCGAACCAGGGGCTCGATCAGGACGAAGTCAACGAACAGGTCGACGACGCCCTCGAGAACAACGAGGTCGTCCTCTTCATGAAGGGGACCGAACTCATGCCCCAGTGTGGCTACTCCCGAAAGGCGCTGGGTCTCATCGACAGCTACCGCGACGAGTACGAGACCGTCGACGTCCTCGACTCGCTCGACGAGTTCCGCACCGCCCTGAACCGCCACAGCGGCTGGGAGACGATCCCGCAGACGTTCGTCGACGGCGAGTTCGTCGGCGGCTCGGACGTCCTCGAAGAACTCGAGGAACGGGGCGAACTGGCCGAGACCCTCGACGCGGAGTAA
- a CDS encoding DUF7110 family protein produces the protein MSTEESRHVYRLHSTLELPLEDLRDHIEEAEYPDGITDVEITRRNNTLILKAVAEDQSVSKYTPTAQLKASVTENRVYEEDPDERRNAFSWDEEDEEEIESELVEFAAFKGDRETVLQNSLLQYQMFLVLCGIAEAAEKGTLTAISERDGDLEATRIVEGEPRPANIEVVEGPRDHNNGQGGVNWRDNKFISD, from the coding sequence ATGTCAACAGAGGAATCCAGACACGTATATCGGTTGCATTCGACCCTCGAACTACCGCTCGAAGACCTTCGGGACCACATCGAGGAGGCTGAGTACCCGGACGGGATTACCGACGTCGAGATCACGCGGCGAAACAACACGCTCATTCTCAAGGCCGTCGCGGAGGACCAGTCGGTCAGCAAGTATACGCCGACCGCCCAGCTCAAAGCCAGCGTCACCGAAAATCGGGTCTACGAGGAGGATCCGGACGAACGACGCAACGCCTTCAGCTGGGACGAGGAGGACGAAGAGGAGATCGAATCCGAACTCGTCGAGTTCGCGGCGTTCAAGGGCGATCGCGAGACCGTCCTGCAGAACTCGCTGCTCCAGTACCAGATGTTCCTCGTCCTCTGTGGTATCGCCGAAGCAGCCGAGAAGGGCACGCTGACGGCGATCTCGGAGCGCGACGGCGACCTCGAGGCGACACGCATCGTCGAGGGCGAACCGCGCCCGGCCAACATCGAAGTCGTCGAGGGGCCTCGAGACCACAACAACGGTCAGGGCGGCGTCAACTGGCGGGACAACAAGTTCATCTCGGACTGA
- a CDS encoding zinc ribbon domain-containing protein — translation MDDPGTLELLGRLTVAGFVIIAPSLLFLGLIRGLERLRDDAFLDRLVREQGGEIEDDVLTVLGNGMRLETGGDSSGHCPACGASNAPTAQYCRNCLGKLPS, via the coding sequence ATGGACGATCCCGGAACCCTCGAGCTGCTCGGCCGACTCACCGTCGCCGGCTTCGTCATAATCGCCCCGTCGCTGCTCTTTCTGGGGTTGATCCGGGGGCTCGAGCGCCTGCGGGACGACGCCTTCCTCGACCGGTTGGTCCGCGAACAGGGCGGGGAGATCGAGGACGACGTCCTGACCGTCCTGGGGAACGGGATGCGACTCGAGACGGGCGGCGACTCGAGCGGGCACTGTCCGGCCTGTGGCGCGTCGAACGCCCCCACGGCGCAGTACTGTCGGAACTGTCTCGGAAAACTCCCCTCGTGA